A genomic window from Flavobacterium johnsoniae includes:
- a CDS encoding MBL fold metallo-hydrolase, whose translation MKVYFLGTGTSQGIPIIGIDHPVCKSTDAKDKRLRVSIWITWEDHSFVIDCGPDFRQQMLSCGCRKLDAILFTHEHADHTAGLDDIRPFNFRQGEIPIYGHQRVLDNLRRRFDYVFETVNKYPGAPSVKTIEVQNNISFAVGDKTAIPINVMHGELQVFGYRIDDFAYLTDVKTIDPIETEKLKGLKVLVVNALRVEPHDTHFNLQEALDFINLVKPEKAYLTHISHVLGFHEEVQKQLPENVFLAYDNLEITI comes from the coding sequence TTGAAGGTTTATTTTTTAGGTACAGGTACTTCACAAGGCATTCCGATAATCGGAATCGATCATCCAGTTTGTAAAAGCACTGATGCTAAGGACAAAAGGCTTCGCGTTTCGATCTGGATTACGTGGGAAGATCATTCATTTGTAATCGATTGCGGTCCCGATTTTAGGCAGCAAATGCTTTCCTGCGGATGCCGAAAATTAGATGCAATTCTGTTTACGCATGAACACGCAGATCATACAGCAGGATTAGACGATATTCGCCCTTTTAATTTTAGGCAAGGTGAAATTCCAATTTACGGACATCAACGAGTTTTAGATAATCTAAGGCGTCGTTTTGACTATGTTTTTGAAACGGTAAATAAATATCCTGGTGCACCAAGTGTTAAGACAATAGAAGTGCAAAATAATATATCTTTTGCTGTTGGAGATAAAACCGCAATTCCAATAAATGTTATGCATGGTGAATTACAGGTTTTTGGCTACCGCATAGACGATTTTGCTTATTTGACAGATGTAAAAACAATTGATCCGATTGAAACTGAGAAACTGAAAGGTTTAAAAGTTTTGGTTGTAAATGCTTTGCGCGTAGAACCACACGATACCCATTTTAATCTGCAAGAAGCACTTGATTTTATAAATCTTGTTAAACCTGAGAAAGCTTATTTAACTCATATCAGCCATGTTTTAGGTTTTCATGAAGAAGTACAAAAGCAACTTCCAGAAAATGTTTTTTTGGCTTACGATAATTTAGAAATTACCATTTAA
- a CDS encoding TonB-dependent receptor, translated as MGTEIKLKGDKVIEQIPSIKDKALRINLNENIYGTFAEIGAGQETVRHFFRSGGSSGTIAKAMSAYDKDFSDAVYGSENDGRYVTEERLKKMLTHEGQIIEERLSREKHPTKLFFSYANTVATIDFAKQFKGHGWVGIRYQIEPDEAYNEIILHIRFKETDARLQQETLGILGVNLIYGAFYKYNDPKRLLRYLYDHLDKDQLEIDTINFSGPRFADVDNRLMSLQLVKNGMTDAVMFNPEGKNILPAAILYKKNLLALRGSFRPVTKVNMDMYEKSLKMFLNENKVEKSNTLVIFEITLSNLRSDGEIDERDFMDRAELLCSLGQTVMISNFQEYYKVVEYFANYTKARMGLAMGVNNLVDIFDEKYYRHLSGGILEAFGKLFYRDMKVFLYPMLDEDGSLMNSNNLKVHPRMKELYKFFKFNGKVVDIEDYDPNILEVFSREVLKMINQGKTGWEPMLPPGIPEIIKEHHLFGYHPQKELEQNT; from the coding sequence ATGGGTACAGAAATAAAACTCAAAGGTGACAAGGTCATCGAACAGATTCCTTCTATAAAAGACAAAGCGTTACGCATTAATTTAAACGAGAATATTTACGGAACATTTGCTGAAATTGGTGCTGGACAAGAGACTGTTAGACACTTTTTCAGATCCGGAGGTTCATCGGGAACAATAGCTAAAGCAATGTCTGCTTACGATAAAGATTTTAGCGATGCCGTTTACGGTTCTGAAAATGACGGAAGATATGTTACCGAAGAGCGATTAAAAAAAATGCTTACCCACGAAGGGCAAATTATCGAGGAGCGTTTAAGTCGTGAAAAACACCCTACAAAACTTTTCTTTAGTTATGCCAATACTGTCGCCACGATAGATTTTGCAAAACAATTTAAAGGTCACGGTTGGGTTGGAATTAGATACCAAATTGAACCAGACGAAGCTTACAACGAAATTATCCTTCACATTCGTTTTAAAGAAACCGACGCAAGATTACAACAAGAAACACTTGGAATTTTAGGTGTAAACTTAATTTACGGTGCTTTTTACAAATACAACGATCCAAAACGATTACTTCGTTATTTATACGATCACTTAGACAAAGATCAATTAGAGATCGACACCATTAACTTTTCGGGACCTCGTTTTGCTGACGTTGACAACCGTTTGATGAGTTTACAATTGGTTAAAAACGGAATGACTGATGCCGTAATGTTTAATCCAGAAGGAAAAAATATTTTACCTGCTGCGATTTTATACAAAAAGAACCTTTTAGCATTAAGAGGAAGTTTTCGCCCAGTTACAAAAGTAAATATGGATATGTATGAGAAATCACTAAAAATGTTTCTCAATGAAAATAAGGTTGAAAAAAGCAACACATTAGTTATTTTCGAAATCACTCTTTCGAATTTACGCTCTGATGGAGAAATCGATGAACGCGATTTTATGGACAGAGCCGAATTACTTTGTTCTCTTGGCCAAACTGTTATGATTTCTAATTTCCAAGAATATTATAAAGTAGTTGAATATTTCGCCAATTATACCAAAGCCCGCATGGGATTAGCAATGGGTGTAAACAACCTTGTTGATATTTTTGACGAGAAATATTACCGTCATTTAAGTGGTGGAATTCTGGAAGCTTTCGGAAAATTATTCTATCGCGACATGAAGGTTTTCTTGTATCCGATGTTAGATGAAGATGGAAGTTTGATGAATTCTAACAATTTGAAGGTTCATCCTAGAATGAAAGAATTGTACAAATTCTTTAAATTCAACGGAAAAGTAGTCGATATTGAAGACTATGATCCAAATATTCTAGAAGTATTCTCTAGAGAAGTTTTAAAAATGATTAATCAAGGTAAAACAGGATGGGAACCAATGCTTCCTCCTGGAATTCCAGAAATTATAAAAGAACATCATCTTTTTGGATATCATCCGCAGAAAGAATTAGAACAAAATACGTAA
- a CDS encoding dihydroorotase, whose amino-acid sequence MKIIIKSAKIIDSKSPFHNQTVDLLIADGLIEKIGVSLPNDDAEVVRFDDLHVSQGWFDSSVSLGEPGYEDRETIANGLNVAAKSGFTAIALQPNSLPIIDNQSQVNFVKNKANGFATEIFPIGALTKASEGKDMAELFDMKNSGAVAFGDYNKSIDNANILKIALQYVQDFDGLVIAYSQDPNIKGNGVANEGIVSTRLGLKGIPNLAEELQISRNLFLLEYTGGKLHIPTISTAKSVELIREAKLKGLHVTCSASVHHLVLTDEKLDGFDTRFKVTPPLRTEVDRQALLNGVADGTIDMITSDHNPIDIEFKKMEFDTAKNGTIGLESAFGALMTVLPVETIVAKLTAARTIFGLENSTIEEGAKANLTLFTTEHKSTFEKENILSKSKNSAFLGTDLKGSVYGIYNQNQLVTK is encoded by the coding sequence ATGAAAATAATCATCAAAAGCGCCAAAATTATCGACTCAAAAAGTCCGTTTCACAATCAGACCGTTGATCTTTTAATTGCAGATGGTTTAATAGAAAAAATAGGCGTTTCTCTTCCAAACGACGATGCAGAAGTTGTAAGATTCGATGATCTTCACGTTTCTCAAGGTTGGTTTGACAGCAGCGTTTCTCTTGGAGAGCCAGGTTATGAAGACAGAGAAACCATTGCAAACGGATTAAATGTTGCAGCAAAAAGCGGTTTTACAGCAATTGCTTTACAACCAAATTCACTACCAATTATTGACAATCAGTCTCAAGTAAACTTTGTAAAAAATAAAGCCAATGGTTTTGCAACAGAAATTTTCCCAATTGGAGCTTTAACAAAAGCCAGCGAAGGAAAAGATATGGCAGAACTTTTTGATATGAAAAATTCTGGTGCAGTAGCTTTTGGAGATTATAATAAAAGCATAGACAACGCGAATATTTTAAAAATCGCTTTACAATATGTACAAGATTTTGATGGTTTGGTAATTGCATATTCTCAAGATCCAAACATAAAAGGAAATGGAGTTGCTAACGAAGGAATTGTTTCTACAAGATTAGGTTTGAAAGGAATTCCAAATTTAGCTGAAGAACTTCAAATTTCAAGAAACTTGTTTTTATTAGAATATACAGGCGGAAAACTTCATATTCCGACAATCTCTACAGCAAAATCAGTTGAATTAATTAGAGAAGCAAAATTAAAAGGCTTACACGTAACTTGTAGCGCATCTGTTCATCATTTGGTTTTAACAGATGAAAAACTAGACGGATTTGATACTCGTTTTAAAGTTACGCCGCCATTACGCACAGAAGTTGACAGGCAAGCTCTTTTAAACGGAGTTGCTGACGGCACAATCGATATGATTACTTCAGATCATAATCCGATTGACATCGAATTCAAAAAAATGGAATTTGATACAGCCAAAAACGGAACTATTGGTTTAGAAAGTGCTTTTGGAGCATTAATGACGGTTTTACCAGTAGAAACTATTGTAGCAAAATTAACTGCAGCAAGAACTATTTTCGGTCTTGAAAATTCTACAATCGAAGAAGGCGCAAAAGCTAATTTGACACTTTTTACAACTGAGCATAAATCAACTTTTGAGAAAGAAAATATTCTTTCAAAATCTAAAAATTCTGCATTTTTAGGAACTGATCTTAAAGGTTCAGTTTACGGAATTTACAATCAAAATCAACTTGTTACAAAATAA
- a CDS encoding vWA domain-containing protein: protein MHFKHPEILYFLFLLIVPILVHLFQLRRFKTSYFTNVRFLKELAIQTRKSSKIKKRLLLATRLLLLTFIILAFAQPFFEAKDSKNASNEMYIVLDNSFSMQAKGKKGELLKRAVQELLENTPENTQFSLLTNTENFWNTDIKSSKSALQNLKYSATSFDLSAISAKIKAHKSAHKKDIVIITDAVGLKQKDIANIDFEEKPYFIIPEAEQKNNVSIDSVYINQTLENFYEIGINLSAYSEDFKPVSTALYNQNKLIAKTIVNFDAKKKKINFTIPKEAFHGYVTIEDNGLTYDNKLFFSISKNKKTNVISIGEPEKSNFLSRIYTSGEFNYHNYSISSLDYNSLEKQNTIILNELIEIPQALQTTLKAFVSKGGNLVVIPSEKSSVSNLNALLSNFGKIQFGNLENTGKLITKINFDHPLFSGVFENKITNFQYPKVNSSFAVSSSYPAVLSFEDQTSFVTAIQNQISGITLFTAPINSSNSNFQQSPLIVPLFYKIGQYNQKTGVNALTIGNNQPYFVDVLLTKDAILEVKGNEDSFIPIQQILNNKVKLTFNDFPETAGNYGIFDKKEWVENISFNYKRTESDLSQVNTNVVSDFKTADTISTIFNTLQTERTDSQIWKWFVIFALLFLALEMAIIKFVK from the coding sequence ATCGTTCCAATTTTGGTTCACTTATTTCAATTAAGACGTTTTAAAACTTCCTATTTTACCAATGTTCGTTTCTTAAAAGAACTTGCCATTCAGACTCGTAAAAGCTCCAAAATCAAAAAAAGACTTTTGTTAGCGACTCGTTTATTACTCCTAACTTTTATAATTTTAGCCTTTGCGCAACCTTTTTTTGAGGCAAAAGACAGCAAAAATGCGTCAAATGAAATGTATATTGTTTTAGACAATTCGTTTAGCATGCAAGCAAAAGGAAAAAAAGGTGAATTATTAAAAAGAGCAGTTCAGGAATTGCTTGAAAACACTCCAGAAAACACTCAATTTTCTTTATTAACAAACACAGAAAATTTTTGGAATACCGATATTAAATCTTCCAAAAGCGCTTTACAGAATTTAAAATACAGCGCCACTTCATTCGATCTTTCAGCTATTTCAGCCAAAATCAAAGCGCATAAATCGGCACATAAAAAAGATATTGTAATTATTACAGATGCTGTTGGTTTAAAACAAAAAGATATTGCAAATATAGATTTTGAAGAAAAACCATATTTCATCATTCCAGAAGCTGAACAAAAAAACAACGTTTCTATTGACAGCGTTTACATCAATCAAACTTTGGAAAATTTTTATGAAATCGGAATCAATTTATCTGCTTATAGCGAAGATTTCAAACCAGTTTCGACAGCTTTATACAATCAAAACAAACTGATTGCCAAAACAATTGTGAATTTTGACGCGAAGAAAAAGAAAATCAATTTTACGATTCCGAAAGAAGCTTTTCATGGATATGTAACAATTGAAGACAATGGTTTGACTTATGACAACAAATTGTTTTTCAGTATTTCTAAAAACAAAAAAACTAACGTAATTAGTATTGGCGAACCCGAAAAGAGCAATTTCTTGTCTCGAATTTATACTTCTGGCGAATTTAATTATCATAATTATTCCATCAGCTCTTTAGATTACAATAGTTTAGAAAAACAAAACACGATTATTTTAAACGAATTAATTGAAATTCCGCAAGCGCTGCAAACGACTTTGAAAGCTTTTGTTTCTAAAGGCGGAAATTTGGTTGTAATTCCTTCTGAAAAAAGTTCCGTTTCAAACCTAAATGCTTTATTAAGCAATTTTGGAAAAATTCAATTCGGAAATCTAGAAAATACCGGTAAATTAATTACCAAAATTAATTTCGATCATCCACTATTTTCGGGAGTTTTTGAAAACAAAATCACGAATTTTCAGTATCCAAAAGTAAATAGTTCATTTGCTGTTTCTAGCTCTTATCCTGCAGTACTTTCGTTTGAAGATCAAACTTCTTTTGTTACTGCGATTCAAAATCAGATTTCTGGAATTACACTTTTTACGGCGCCGATAAACAGTTCAAATTCTAATTTTCAACAATCTCCTTTAATTGTTCCGTTGTTTTACAAAATCGGACAATACAATCAAAAAACTGGCGTAAATGCATTAACAATTGGAAATAACCAGCCCTATTTTGTAGATGTTTTATTGACAAAAGATGCAATTTTAGAAGTAAAAGGAAATGAAGATTCGTTTATTCCGATTCAACAGATTTTAAACAATAAAGTCAAATTAACCTTTAACGATTTTCCGGAAACGGCTGGCAATTACGGTATTTTCGATAAAAAAGAATGGGTAGAAAATATCAGTTTTAATTACAAAAGAACCGAAAGCGATTTGAGTCAAGTAAACACCAATGTAGTTTCAGATTTCAAAACTGCCGATACGATTTCGACCATTTTTAATACGCTACAAACTGAGCGAACTGACAGCCAAATTTGGAAATGGTTTGTTATCTTTGCACTGTTATTTTTAGCATTAGAAATGGCAATTATAAAATTTGTGAAATGA
- a CDS encoding alpha/beta hydrolase, whose protein sequence is MNLSLEYKIREPKVILDKNPLLLLLHGYGSNEEDLFSFASELPDNYYIISARAPYDLQYGAYAWYAINFDADQNKFSDNEQAKTSRDMIANFIDELVAKYPIDANNVTLIGFSQGSILSYATALSYPEKIQRVVAMSGYFNEEIIKEGFENNDFKNLKFFASHGTVDQVIPIKWARKTPAILEKLNIPVTYKEYPVGHGVAPQNFFDFKNWLAL, encoded by the coding sequence ATGAATCTATCATTAGAATATAAAATAAGAGAACCAAAAGTAATTTTAGATAAAAATCCGTTATTGCTTTTACTGCACGGATACGGAAGCAATGAAGAAGATTTATTCTCTTTTGCCTCAGAACTTCCTGATAATTATTATATCATCTCTGCAAGAGCTCCTTATGATTTGCAATATGGCGCTTACGCTTGGTACGCGATTAATTTTGATGCAGATCAAAATAAGTTTTCTGATAACGAACAGGCAAAAACATCTAGAGATATGATTGCCAATTTTATTGACGAATTAGTTGCAAAATACCCAATTGACGCAAATAATGTCACTTTAATCGGATTCAGTCAAGGATCTATTTTGAGTTATGCAACTGCACTTTCATATCCAGAAAAAATTCAAAGAGTTGTGGCAATGAGCGGCTATTTCAACGAAGAAATTATCAAAGAAGGTTTTGAAAATAATGATTTTAAAAACTTAAAATTCTTCGCTTCTCACGGAACTGTAGATCAAGTTATTCCAATTAAATGGGCTAGAAAAACTCCTGCCATTTTAGAAAAACTAAATATTCCAGTTACTTACAAAGAATATCCTGTTGGACACGGAGTTGCTCCGCAGAATTTCTTTGATTTTAAGAATTGGCTAGCTTTGTAG